A portion of the Chryseobacterium tructae genome contains these proteins:
- a CDS encoding OmpA family protein yields the protein MKLGLLLLATTLPIAAFAQNSSTTVNSSTEYPNTFSSGSANVKPFDNKSRRFRDWSISVGGGAAFMVHSALKSFHSDKTNWGYNAYVSIDKQISHTFGVSLMYTRGETKQTGQLPGAPGIAAGVATGTTQFDQLSLMGDINFSNLLRRVDNHSPYRWAFHGYGGIGLQGYRTSLHDNDRNRWSDNPKRTPLFVKQDLDINSIFYQAGLGVKYNVSPLIDIEARTMYIISGEQSFDGSGYNNSSYDPKAPTESAYRYTILNNKRSYNAWTVSLGVSFKLGKQLSHLAWHDPLQEAYYKTNVLENAATDFVVCEKGDQDNDGVCDDWDRQLDTPAGARVDGAGVALDMDLDGVIDLYDKCVTVPGPVENNGCPIK from the coding sequence ATGAAATTAGGTTTATTATTATTGGCCACAACCTTGCCAATTGCAGCTTTCGCTCAGAATAGCAGTACTACAGTAAACTCTTCTACTGAGTATCCTAATACCTTCTCTTCAGGTTCAGCTAACGTAAAACCTTTTGATAACAAATCCAGACGTTTCAGAGATTGGTCAATTTCTGTCGGAGGAGGTGCAGCATTTATGGTTCATTCTGCTTTGAAATCATTTCATTCGGATAAAACCAATTGGGGGTATAATGCTTATGTAAGTATTGATAAGCAAATTTCACATACCTTCGGTGTAAGCTTAATGTATACCAGAGGCGAAACCAAGCAAACAGGTCAACTTCCGGGAGCTCCTGGAATTGCTGCTGGAGTCGCTACAGGAACTACACAATTTGATCAATTGTCATTAATGGGAGATATTAACTTCTCTAACTTATTAAGAAGAGTAGATAATCACTCACCATACAGATGGGCATTCCATGGATATGGAGGAATTGGTCTTCAGGGGTATAGAACTTCTTTACACGATAATGACAGAAACAGATGGAGTGATAATCCTAAAAGAACTCCTTTATTCGTAAAACAAGATCTTGATATTAATTCTATATTCTATCAGGCTGGTTTAGGAGTAAAATATAATGTTTCTCCGCTTATTGATATTGAAGCTAGAACCATGTATATTATCAGTGGTGAACAATCATTCGATGGTAGTGGATACAATAATTCAAGCTACGATCCTAAAGCTCCTACAGAATCAGCATATAGATATACGATACTTAACAACAAAAGATCTTACAATGCCTGGACGGTATCTTTGGGAGTATCTTTCAAGTTAGGAAAACAGCTATCTCACCTAGCATGGCATGATCCGCTTCAGGAAGCTTATTACAAAACCAATGTTTTAGAAAATGCAGCTACAGATTTTGTTGTTTGTGAAAAAGGAGATCAGGATAATGACGGAGTATGTGACGATTGGGACAGACAACTTGACACTCCTGCTGGAGCAAGAGTAGACGGTGCCGGTGTTGCTTTAGATATGGATCTTGATGGTGTTATTGACTTATACGATAAGTGTGTAACAGTTCCTGGACCAGTTGAAAACAACGGTTGCCCAATTAAATAA
- the folK gene encoding 2-amino-4-hydroxy-6-hydroxymethyldihydropteridine diphosphokinase, translating into MSQQKVVLLLGSNLGEQKKNIELALQKISDAGNHISQISEFLMSDPVEFVSSNIFCNIATIIFTHLSPIQLLDCIKNIEVEMGRINDSKVSGGYADRVIDIDIIKYNELNFKSERLDIPHKKHLFERDFSRVLLKDFI; encoded by the coding sequence ATGTCGCAGCAAAAGGTAGTTTTGTTACTAGGAAGTAACCTTGGAGAGCAAAAAAAAAATATAGAACTTGCTTTACAGAAAATAAGTGATGCAGGAAACCACATTTCACAGATAAGCGAATTTTTAATGTCTGATCCTGTAGAATTTGTCAGTTCCAATATTTTTTGTAATATTGCAACAATAATATTCACGCATCTTTCACCAATTCAGCTGCTTGATTGTATAAAAAACATTGAAGTTGAAATGGGAAGAATTAATGATTCAAAAGTATCGGGCGGTTACGCAGATAGAGTAATAGACATTGATATCATTAAGTATAATGAATTAAATTTTAAGTCAGAAAGATTAGATATCCCTCATAAAAAACATCTTTTTGAAAGGGATTTTTCCAGAGTATTATTAAAAGATTTTATTTAA
- a CDS encoding RecQ family ATP-dependent DNA helicase, translating to MISPQDFQKLKYDTLKYFWGYTDFRDAQEDIINAVINEKDTLVLLPTGAGKSLCYQLPALLKEGTCLVISPLLALMKDQVNQLKFRGIEAEYLSSELDEYDAEAIYNRCKEGLTKLLYVSPERLTNIQFLQNIDEIELSFIAVDEAHCISEWGQDFRPSYQNIKGFRTNHPEIPCLALTATATHKVLKEIKNKLELKNPAIFQKSFKRNNIKIFTEEVSDKFQRVLDILKYNTDSGIVYVRTRKEAELLVEFLKKNQLKNVDYFHAGLTTKEKNTRQNTWNNSNNQVLISTNAFGMGIDKDNVRFVLHYSPAASIENYYQEIGRAGRDGKDSFAFMLWNKQELLNFDQILKNQIPNKAEFLKIISYLYSIFQVAEFELPEKTFQLNTIGIQNFTRLSKAKINNVLNFLHNQEIIYYNDNKSLSSLELLIKSDEIDQLPQKDAYFIELLLRTMSGITTHKVMFSEQQVSNKIEVSIPLIKERLKELQQRSYLEYIDGALSSIKFLKPRDERAINNAYWKLFEHIQRNKIQKWEEMKFYTEDKDYCKMKLILAYFGEKNSKNCGQCSVCEKNKQSIFGKNISQQIINLLAKKSATIEELSVQLSYHSKESILENLIFLLDSGKVKMLNFRTYALNHE from the coding sequence ATGATTTCTCCACAGGATTTTCAAAAGCTAAAATATGATACTCTTAAATATTTCTGGGGCTACACTGACTTCAGAGATGCTCAGGAAGATATTATCAATGCTGTAATCAATGAAAAAGACACACTGGTGCTGCTTCCTACAGGTGCAGGAAAATCTTTATGTTACCAGCTTCCAGCTTTATTAAAGGAGGGAACCTGTTTGGTGATTTCCCCTTTATTGGCATTAATGAAAGATCAGGTCAACCAGCTTAAATTCAGGGGTATAGAAGCTGAATATCTATCGTCTGAATTGGATGAATATGATGCTGAAGCCATTTACAACCGTTGTAAAGAAGGTCTTACCAAACTTCTTTATGTATCTCCTGAAAGATTAACAAACATTCAGTTTCTACAAAATATAGATGAAATAGAACTATCATTTATTGCTGTTGACGAAGCTCACTGCATTTCTGAGTGGGGTCAGGATTTTCGTCCAAGTTACCAAAACATCAAAGGTTTCAGAACAAATCATCCTGAAATCCCGTGTCTGGCTTTAACTGCAACAGCAACTCACAAAGTTCTGAAGGAAATCAAAAATAAACTTGAACTGAAAAATCCAGCGATTTTTCAGAAAAGTTTTAAAAGAAATAATATTAAAATCTTTACTGAAGAAGTTTCGGATAAATTTCAACGTGTACTGGATATTCTAAAGTATAATACAGATTCAGGGATAGTCTATGTAAGAACCAGAAAAGAAGCCGAATTGCTTGTTGAATTCTTAAAGAAAAATCAACTAAAAAATGTAGATTATTTTCATGCTGGTTTAACGACAAAGGAAAAAAACACAAGGCAAAATACCTGGAACAATAGCAACAATCAGGTATTAATTTCTACAAATGCCTTTGGAATGGGTATTGACAAAGATAATGTACGTTTTGTCCTCCATTACTCTCCTGCTGCCTCTATTGAAAATTATTATCAGGAAATAGGAAGAGCCGGAAGGGATGGCAAAGATAGCTTTGCCTTTATGCTTTGGAACAAGCAAGAATTATTAAATTTTGATCAAATCCTAAAAAACCAAATACCCAACAAAGCTGAATTTTTAAAGATTATCAGCTACCTCTACTCTATTTTTCAGGTAGCAGAATTTGAATTGCCTGAGAAAACATTCCAATTGAATACAATAGGAATACAAAATTTTACCCGTTTATCTAAAGCAAAGATCAACAACGTTCTCAACTTTCTCCACAACCAGGAAATTATTTACTATAATGACAATAAAAGCCTATCCTCTTTGGAGCTTTTAATTAAATCTGATGAAATAGATCAACTCCCTCAAAAAGATGCTTATTTCATAGAGCTTCTTCTCCGCACCATGTCCGGAATTACAACTCATAAAGTAATGTTCAGTGAACAGCAGGTAAGCAATAAAATTGAAGTGAGTATTCCCTTAATCAAGGAGCGTCTAAAAGAACTTCAACAGAGAAGCTATCTTGAATATATAGATGGAGCCTTATCAAGTATCAAATTTTTGAAACCTCGTGATGAAAGAGCGATCAATAATGCCTATTGGAAACTTTTTGAACATATTCAAAGAAACAAAATCCAGAAATGGGAAGAAATGAAGTTCTATACCGAGGATAAAGATTATTGTAAAATGAAACTTATCCTGGCTTATTTCGGCGAAAAAAATTCAAAAAACTGTGGCCAATGCTCCGTATGTGAAAAGAATAAACAATCTATTTTCGGAAAAAACATTTCACAACAGATCATCAATTTGCTGGCTAAAAAATCAGCAACTATAGAAGAATTATCCGTGCAGCTAAGCTACCACTCTAAAGAAAGCATTCTTGAAAACTTAATCTTTCTTTTAGATTCAGGAAAAGTAAAAATGCTGAACTTCAGAACCTATGCGCTGAACCATGAGTAA
- the fmt gene encoding methionyl-tRNA formyltransferase, with the protein MKSLKVVFLGTPEFAKTSLEAIHQSHHQVVGVVTVADKASGRGQKINQSPVKVYASENNIPVFQPEKLRNPEFLEELRQLDADVFVVVAFRMMPKILFEMPKMGTFNLHASLLPDYRGAAPINYAVINGEEKTGATTFFINEKIDEGNILLQEEIEVLSDENAGHLHDRLMEMGSKLVVKTLDGLAQNAIEEKPQPQVEHPKNAYKIFKEDTRINWEAPSKTVHQFILGMSPYPAAFTTLKIGAEEKGLKIFGGSFEITNHGKVAGTLDISKNEFKIYTQDGVYFPQELQLEGKKRMTVKDFLNGFRNFDEIAL; encoded by the coding sequence ATGAAATCATTGAAAGTCGTTTTTTTAGGTACTCCTGAGTTTGCAAAAACGTCATTGGAGGCTATTCATCAATCTCATCATCAGGTTGTAGGTGTGGTAACTGTAGCAGATAAGGCAAGCGGACGTGGCCAAAAAATCAATCAATCCCCTGTAAAAGTCTATGCTTCAGAAAATAATATTCCTGTTTTTCAGCCGGAAAAATTAAGAAACCCTGAATTTTTAGAAGAACTAAGACAGCTGGATGCTGATGTTTTTGTTGTGGTAGCGTTCAGAATGATGCCTAAGATTCTTTTTGAAATGCCTAAAATGGGAACATTCAACCTTCATGCTTCTCTTCTTCCGGATTATAGGGGAGCCGCTCCAATCAACTATGCTGTTATCAATGGGGAAGAAAAGACAGGAGCAACGACTTTCTTTATTAATGAAAAAATTGACGAAGGAAATATTCTTCTTCAGGAAGAAATTGAAGTTTTATCGGATGAAAACGCAGGACATCTTCATGACAGATTAATGGAAATGGGCTCAAAATTAGTGGTAAAAACGTTAGACGGATTGGCTCAAAATGCTATTGAAGAAAAACCTCAGCCACAAGTGGAGCATCCTAAAAATGCTTATAAAATCTTTAAAGAAGATACCCGAATCAATTGGGAAGCTCCTTCAAAAACAGTACATCAGTTTATCCTTGGAATGTCTCCATATCCTGCAGCTTTCACGACTTTAAAAATCGGAGCTGAAGAAAAAGGATTAAAAATTTTTGGTGGAAGTTTTGAGATTACCAATCACGGTAAAGTTGCCGGAACATTGGATATTTCAAAAAATGAGTTTAAAATCTATACTCAGGATGGAGTCTATTTTCCACAAGAACTTCAACTAGAAGGAAAAAAAAGAATGACTGTAAAAGATTTTCTAAATGGTTTTAGAAACTTTGACGAAATAGCACTGTAG
- the ribB gene encoding 3,4-dihydroxy-2-butanone-4-phosphate synthase — protein sequence MSDIKLNTIPEAIEDLRNGKIIIVVDDEDRENEGDFLCAAELTTPEIINFMALHGRGLICMPLPEKRCDELGLEVMVSRSSDPKETAFTVSVDLLGNGTSTGISAGDRAKTILALMDEKSKPTDFMRPGHIFPLRARKGGVLKRAGHTEAAIDLTHLAGLKEGGVICEIMNEDGTMSRLPELHAFAQKHDMKIVSIEDLIHYQLKKGNLVERLEEKKVKTHYGEFDFYAFRETSNDQIHFALTKGAWTVDEPVLVRVQSSDSYFDVLTRLNNGEKPLLEKVTNMVNEAGKGAIIFINNVSNSENTLRKLQQFLNYQDGQEQHPTLAYNYRDYGIGTQILKNLGINKFKVITQNPNIKPQVGGYDVEVSELVQL from the coding sequence ATGTCTGATATTAAATTAAATACTATTCCAGAGGCCATTGAAGACCTTAGAAATGGGAAAATAATCATAGTAGTAGATGATGAAGACAGAGAAAATGAAGGAGATTTTCTTTGCGCAGCAGAACTAACAACGCCTGAAATTATCAATTTTATGGCTCTTCACGGAAGAGGGTTAATTTGTATGCCGCTTCCTGAAAAAAGATGTGATGAACTTGGGCTTGAAGTAATGGTAAGCAGAAGCAGCGATCCTAAAGAAACTGCTTTTACCGTATCTGTTGACCTTTTAGGAAACGGAACTTCTACAGGTATTTCTGCAGGTGACAGAGCAAAAACAATTTTAGCTTTGATGGATGAAAAGTCCAAACCTACAGACTTCATGAGACCAGGACATATTTTCCCCCTTCGTGCAAGAAAAGGAGGCGTATTAAAAAGAGCAGGACATACTGAAGCTGCCATTGACCTTACTCACTTAGCTGGATTAAAAGAAGGTGGAGTAATCTGTGAAATCATGAATGAAGACGGAACTATGTCTCGTTTACCTGAGCTTCACGCATTTGCTCAGAAACACGATATGAAAATTGTTTCTATTGAGGATTTGATCCACTATCAGCTTAAAAAAGGTAATCTTGTAGAAAGATTGGAAGAGAAAAAAGTAAAAACACACTACGGAGAGTTTGACTTCTATGCTTTCAGAGAAACTTCTAATGACCAGATTCATTTTGCATTAACAAAAGGGGCATGGACAGTAGATGAGCCGGTTTTAGTAAGAGTACAGTCTTCTGATTCTTATTTTGATGTATTGACAAGGTTAAATAATGGTGAAAAACCTTTACTGGAAAAAGTAACCAATATGGTAAACGAAGCTGGGAAAGGAGCTATTATCTTCATCAACAATGTTTCCAATTCTGAAAATACATTAAGAAAACTTCAACAGTTCCTGAACTATCAGGACGGGCAGGAGCAACATCCTACCTTAGCATACAACTATAGAGATTATGGTATTGGAACGCAGATCTTAAAGAATTTAGGAATTAATAAGTTTAAAGTAATCACTCAAAATCCTAATATTAAACCTCAGGTTGGAGGATATGATGTGGAGGTAAGCGAGTTGGTACAACTATAA
- a CDS encoding Crp/Fnr family transcriptional regulator has product MTESLEKHIREYVDISDENLEKYCNAFTYRKIKKKEFLLMEGSICDFEGFVVNGCFKVFHTDRNAAEQILYFAIENWWISDIDSFINRIPSKLTIQALENSEILLISKKDKEKLYQEMPEVERLMRLKFQSSIIALQRRIIDNLSKSSEERYIEFLKKYPEISRRLTNIQIAAYLGVTPESLSRVRKKIVGKI; this is encoded by the coding sequence ATGACCGAGTCTTTAGAAAAACATATCCGGGAGTATGTTGATATTTCAGATGAAAATCTGGAAAAATATTGTAATGCCTTTACCTATAGAAAAATAAAAAAGAAAGAATTTTTATTAATGGAAGGAAGTATCTGTGATTTTGAAGGGTTTGTTGTGAATGGTTGTTTTAAGGTTTTTCATACCGATCGAAATGCAGCAGAACAAATCTTATATTTTGCTATTGAGAATTGGTGGATCTCGGATATAGATAGTTTTATCAACAGGATTCCATCCAAACTTACCATTCAGGCACTCGAGAATAGTGAAATTCTTTTGATTTCGAAAAAAGATAAAGAAAAGCTTTATCAGGAGATGCCGGAAGTAGAACGACTAATGAGACTTAAGTTTCAAAGTTCAATTATTGCATTACAACGTAGAATTATAGATAATTTAAGCAAATCTTCAGAAGAACGCTATATTGAATTTTTAAAGAAATATCCCGAAATATCCCGTCGCCTTACCAATATTCAGATTGCAGCCTATCTAGGAGTTACTCCTGAATCCCTGAGCAGAGTTCGCAAAAAAATTGTTGGGAAAATATAA
- a CDS encoding OmpA family protein, with the protein MKLSLAIVALALAIPTASYAQDSTAVSKGEYPNTFSSGSANVSPFNNQAKRFNDWSISAGVGVPLMQSADLTSIKNGNGKNLFGYSAYVSIDKAITHAFGINLQYDRGETRQGWFNTKDAAPDAKAVAGRTQYDAISILGDINFSNLLRRVDNHSPYRWALHGYAGIGTIAYKAYQKDASGQRLMTEVKPFKLGSMFMQAGTGLKFKVNRRIDLEGRLMYVITGDDTFDGGGDPYSEVNRRSSQVSDNFFNATLGLSVKLGKHESHLMWHDPLQEIYYKLDVLANKSQDIEVCKKGDADNDGVCDDWDRQLDTPAGARVDGAGVALDTDLDGVIDLYDKCVTVPGPVENNGCPTTPTGPVVETETKLEGIEFDLNSDRILPSNTPILNNAVNYINSSNGSYNVVGATDTRGTDAYNQKLSQRRANNVKNYLIKNGVQSGKLNAVGKGEKDLKYPECEPATKCPEWKNRANRRVYFEAK; encoded by the coding sequence ATGAAATTAAGTTTAGCAATTGTTGCATTAGCTTTGGCAATTCCTACTGCCAGTTATGCACAAGACTCAACGGCAGTTTCAAAAGGAGAGTATCCCAATACGTTCTCGTCTGGGTCTGCCAACGTTTCCCCATTCAATAATCAAGCAAAAAGATTTAATGACTGGTCTATTTCCGCGGGGGTTGGAGTTCCATTGATGCAATCAGCAGATTTAACGTCCATCAAAAATGGTAACGGTAAGAACCTTTTCGGATATTCAGCCTATGTAAGTATTGATAAGGCGATTACTCATGCATTTGGAATCAACTTACAATATGACAGAGGTGAAACAAGACAAGGATGGTTCAATACCAAAGATGCTGCTCCTGATGCTAAAGCAGTAGCAGGTAGAACTCAGTATGATGCAATCTCAATCTTGGGAGATATTAACTTTTCTAACCTTTTAAGAAGAGTTGATAATCACTCTCCATATAGATGGGCTCTTCATGGATACGCAGGTATAGGTACTATTGCTTACAAAGCTTACCAAAAAGATGCTAGCGGACAAAGATTAATGACGGAAGTGAAGCCATTCAAACTTGGTTCAATGTTTATGCAGGCTGGTACAGGTTTGAAATTTAAAGTAAACAGAAGAATTGATCTTGAAGGTAGATTAATGTATGTAATTACGGGTGATGATACCTTCGATGGTGGTGGTGATCCGTATAGCGAAGTTAACAGACGTTCTTCACAGGTTTCTGATAATTTCTTCAATGCAACATTAGGACTTTCTGTAAAACTAGGAAAACATGAGTCTCACTTAATGTGGCATGACCCACTTCAGGAGATCTATTACAAGCTTGATGTTCTTGCTAATAAGAGCCAGGATATCGAAGTATGTAAAAAAGGTGATGCTGATAACGATGGGGTATGTGACGATTGGGACAGACAGCTTGATACTCCTGCAGGAGCAAGAGTAGATGGTGCTGGTGTTGCTCTTGATACAGACCTTGATGGTGTTATTGATCTTTACGATAAATGTGTAACAGTTCCTGGACCAGTTGAAAACAATGGTTGTCCTACTACTCCTACAGGTCCTGTAGTAGAAACAGAAACGAAATTGGAAGGAATTGAGTTTGATTTAAATTCTGACAGAATTTTACCGTCAAATACTCCAATCTTAAATAACGCTGTAAATTATATCAATTCTTCAAATGGTTCTTATAATGTTGTAGGAGCTACTGATACAAGAGGTACTGATGCTTACAATCAGAAATTATCTCAGAGAAGAGCAAACAACGTTAAAAACTATCTGATCAAAAACGGAGTTCAGTCCGGTAAATTAAACGCTGTAGGTAAAGGTGAAAAAGACCTTAAATATCCTGAGTGTGAACCAGCAACGAAGTGCCCTGAATGGAAAAACAGAGCCAACAGAAGAGTATACTTCGAAGCTAAATAA
- the ftsY gene encoding signal recognition particle-docking protein FtsY: MSWFKNIFKKEEKETLDKGLEKSSQGFFEKMTKAVVGKSKVDDEVLDDLEEVLIASDVGASTTIKIIERIEERVARDKYVGVSELDNILREEISGLLLENPHAGTGNIDTSKKPYVIMVVGVNGVGKTTTIGKLAHQFKSEGKKVVLGAADTFRAAAVDQLVIWSERVGVPIVKQEMGSDPASVAFDTVQSAVAQNADVVIIDTAGRLHNKINLMNELSKIKRVMQKVIPDAPHEILLVLDGSTGQNAFEQAKQFTAATEVNALAVTKLDGTAKGGVVIGISDQFQIPVKYIGVGEKMQDLQLFNGTEFVDSFFKKR, translated from the coding sequence ATGAGTTGGTTTAAAAATATTTTCAAAAAAGAAGAAAAAGAAACTCTGGATAAAGGATTGGAAAAATCCAGCCAGGGATTCTTTGAAAAAATGACGAAGGCCGTAGTCGGCAAAAGCAAAGTAGATGATGAAGTTCTGGATGATCTGGAAGAAGTACTGATTGCATCTGACGTAGGCGCTTCCACAACCATCAAAATCATAGAAAGAATTGAAGAACGTGTTGCCCGCGACAAATATGTTGGAGTAAGCGAGCTGGATAATATTCTTCGTGAGGAAATTTCAGGATTACTACTTGAAAACCCTCACGCAGGAACAGGAAATATCGACACTTCAAAAAAACCTTACGTTATAATGGTGGTAGGAGTAAATGGTGTTGGAAAAACAACAACGATTGGAAAATTGGCTCACCAGTTTAAATCCGAAGGTAAAAAAGTAGTTCTTGGAGCTGCAGATACCTTTAGAGCTGCAGCCGTTGATCAACTTGTTATCTGGAGTGAGCGAGTGGGAGTTCCTATCGTAAAACAGGAAATGGGTTCCGATCCTGCTTCTGTAGCTTTTGATACCGTACAGAGTGCTGTAGCCCAAAATGCAGATGTGGTTATCATTGACACCGCAGGGAGACTTCATAATAAGATCAACCTGATGAACGAACTTTCTAAGATCAAAAGAGTGATGCAGAAGGTTATTCCTGATGCCCCTCATGAGATCTTATTAGTTCTTGATGGCTCTACAGGTCAGAATGCATTTGAACAGGCTAAGCAATTTACCGCAGCTACTGAAGTAAACGCCTTGGCAGTAACAAAATTAGATGGAACAGCAAAAGGAGGGGTTGTAATCGGCATCTCTGATCAATTCCAAATTCCTGTAAAATATATAGGCGTAGGCGAAAAAATGCAGGATCTGCAGCTTTTCAATGGTACGGAATTTGTAGACTCATTCTTCAAGAAAAGATGA
- a CDS encoding GlsB/YeaQ/YmgE family stress response membrane protein, translated as MGIITWILFGLIAGAIAKMIMPGTQGGGWLITIILGILGAFVGGAIGVYVLHWGDVTSFWNPRSWILSIGGALIILWIYGMATKKS; from the coding sequence ATGGGAATTATAACATGGATCCTATTCGGTCTTATTGCAGGTGCAATCGCTAAAATGATTATGCCCGGAACTCAGGGAGGAGGTTGGTTAATCACCATTATCCTTGGAATTCTAGGAGCATTTGTAGGAGGAGCTATAGGAGTTTACGTTTTACATTGGGGAGATGTTACCTCATTCTGGAATCCAAGAAGCTGGATTCTTTCCATCGGAGGCGCTTTAATTATCCTCTGGATTTATGGAATGGCTACGAAGAAAAGCTGA
- a CDS encoding M12 family metallopeptidase: protein MNKKINDLFSQKVLTKRTVFMSLVIAAILSSCSKNNDEITSEIQTNAVNVANLKKGQLNGQEITYEVKNGMNFFQGDIVLSDQQLTEGGAANKGGATFSRWPNRTIYYTVASNMGSINGNKINTAVNEYNSKTNARWVQRTNQSNYVEFIFGSSNGSDGWAHIGYQGGKQTISLDQNISVGSVIHEMGHTVGIYHEHCRQDRDQYVSIQWGNIQDGQGYNFNKYTSGTDIGPFNINSVMMYWPTSYSKNGLPTIKRADGSNFTYNRTGFTTGDINTINAMYP, encoded by the coding sequence ATGAACAAAAAAATTAATGACTTGTTTTCCCAAAAAGTATTGACAAAAAGAACGGTTTTCATGAGCCTTGTAATAGCTGCAATTCTATCCTCTTGCAGTAAAAACAATGACGAAATCACAAGCGAAATCCAAACGAACGCAGTGAATGTTGCTAACCTTAAAAAAGGACAATTAAACGGTCAGGAAATCACGTATGAAGTAAAAAACGGAATGAACTTTTTCCAAGGTGACATTGTGCTTTCTGACCAACAATTGACAGAAGGTGGTGCAGCCAATAAAGGTGGTGCAACTTTTTCAAGATGGCCTAACCGTACTATTTACTATACTGTTGCAAGTAATATGGGGTCTATCAATGGCAATAAAATCAATACTGCAGTGAATGAATACAATTCCAAGACAAATGCCCGCTGGGTTCAGCGTACCAACCAATCCAATTATGTAGAATTTATTTTTGGAAGTTCAAACGGATCAGATGGGTGGGCACATATCGGGTATCAGGGTGGAAAACAAACCATTTCTCTGGATCAGAATATTTCTGTAGGATCGGTGATTCATGAAATGGGGCACACCGTTGGAATTTATCATGAACATTGCCGCCAGGACAGAGATCAGTATGTAAGCATTCAATGGGGGAATATTCAGGACGGACAGGGTTATAATTTTAATAAATATACTTCTGGAACCGATATAGGGCCTTTCAATATCAATTCGGTGATGATGTATTGGCCAACATCTTATTCTAAAAATGGATTACCTACTATTAAAAGAGCTGATGGCTCCAACTTCACTTATAACAGAACAGGATTTACAACAGGGGATATCAATACGATCAATGCTATGTACCCTTAA
- a CDS encoding LLM class flavin-dependent oxidoreductase: MKNFEISVLDLAPVKQGKSIHDTFQDSLSLANHAEGLDYKRFWLAEHHNMESIASSATSVLIGFIANGTKKIRVGSGGIMLPNHSSLIIAEQFGTLESLFPGRIDLGLGRAPGTDGLTAQALGRNPAIINEQFPRQILELQRYFSKENADAMVRAIPGEGLDVPLYILGSSTDSAWLAAELGLPYAFAGHFAPEQMEMAFKIYREHFQPSKYSDKPYIIACVNGVAAETSEEAHKISTTLFQAFINIVRNDRKPFAPPVDDMDEIWSPMEKSMVLQKLRYTFIGDQAEIQEKLKDFQEKFNVDELMINSHIYDHQKRLRSYEIIREAVNSLFKA, encoded by the coding sequence ATGAAAAATTTTGAAATTTCTGTTTTAGACCTTGCGCCGGTAAAGCAGGGAAAAAGCATTCATGATACATTTCAGGACAGTTTGTCCTTAGCCAATCACGCAGAAGGGTTAGATTATAAAAGATTCTGGTTGGCTGAACATCACAATATGGAAAGCATTGCCAGCTCTGCAACTTCTGTTCTAATTGGTTTTATAGCTAACGGAACAAAAAAGATCAGAGTAGGTTCAGGAGGAATTATGCTTCCGAATCACAGCTCATTAATCATTGCAGAACAATTTGGAACACTGGAATCTCTTTTCCCGGGAAGAATTGACCTAGGATTGGGAAGAGCACCGGGAACCGATGGCTTAACGGCTCAGGCCTTGGGGAGAAATCCGGCGATTATTAACGAACAGTTTCCAAGACAAATCTTAGAACTTCAAAGGTATTTTTCTAAAGAAAATGCTGATGCAATGGTTCGTGCTATTCCCGGAGAAGGATTAGATGTTCCATTGTATATTTTAGGATCAAGTACAGACAGTGCATGGCTGGCAGCTGAACTCGGATTACCCTATGCTTTTGCAGGACACTTTGCTCCGGAACAGATGGAAATGGCTTTTAAAATTTACAGAGAGCATTTTCAACCTTCAAAATATTCGGATAAACCTTATATTATTGCTTGTGTTAATGGAGTAGCAGCAGAAACGTCTGAAGAAGCTCATAAAATTTCCACGACTTTGTTTCAGGCTTTCATTAATATTGTAAGAAATGACAGAAAACCTTTTGCCCCACCGGTAGATGATATGGACGAAATCTGGTCACCTATGGAGAAATCAATGGTGTTACAGAAGCTAAGATATACTTTTATTGGAGATCAGGCTGAAATTCAAGAAAAGCTTAAAGACTTCCAGGAAAAGTTCAATGTAGATGAATTAATGATCAATTCCCATATTTACGATCACCAGAAAAGATTAAGATCTTACGAGATTATCAGAGAAGCGGTGAACTCTTTATTCAAAGCGTAA